Genomic DNA from Buteo buteo chromosome 21, bButBut1.hap1.1, whole genome shotgun sequence:
TAAGACAGGCTGTCTGAAGCTTCCAATTTCACTGAACAAGCATCTACTTATCTCAAACCAGAGGTGACCAAGGGGAGTAATACAAGACTGAGAAGTCCTACCTCCATACATAACTGTGCCAGTATAGTTGAAGACCACACGACACTGATCCAGTGCAGGTACTGTGTGTAATAAATGGAAAGTTCGGAGGTCCCACTGAAAAAATACGGGCTAAGGAGCAACAAACAATTGAAAGTTTCTATTTCCTCTTCAACACAGTGGCACACAACTGATTAATTGCACTCAAGAAACTTAATTGCCACCCTCTTGTAAATATGACAGAACTAGAGTCAGATTCTAGCACCACAATCCCTTCCACgtgttcaaaatgaaaaagcactTACTCAAACTGTCATTCCCAGTCATGAGAGGTTACTGCAGTGGCTTCAAAGTTGATCTTGGTAAGGGATGGGAAGAGAGCAGATGTACCACAGAGTatgttagaaaagaaaatctctcttgctctctctctgtGTTAAGTATTTCCTCTAGGCCATATCAGAGGCAGAATCTAGATTTAAATTAGCTAGCTGTCTGATGGTCCCTACTTACTTGCTTCACAGatgaaaactgtttttaccATACATAACCTGTAACACAGCAGACCATTAATACAACTTCTGCAAACAGCTACATGTTTATCAATACAAATTCTTTAGGTCCCAGCACATCAGTCACCACAGTGGCCAAAGGATACAATTTCTGTGTTGACTATGACCTCTAGCCCATTGGGATGGAAAACACCACTGATGGTCATGTTGAATTTGTCAAACTTGTGGATGGCTTGTGCCGATCTGACATCCCAGAGGACACCATCATTTAGGACAAGGTCATCAGTGGGGTTAAAGGTGGCACAGTTCTTCTTGTAGTTGTTGGCAAGATCTGGGTTAAACAGAGTCAATAGCTTGTTGCCAGTCTGAATATCATAGATCttttagattaaaaagaaaaagaaagattagtCACAATTTGTAATATACCTGTGCCTAAGATCACCCCATGTTCCCCCTTCTAGATTGTTTCCAGAATCACCCCATTtcccattttgcttttccatttcaagTGAGAGCACTCCAAAAATAACCCTTCCTACCAGTCCTTCAATAGTTTTTCACAGCTGGAACCAAGTCTCACAACACGTTTTGGCCAGTACTTAAGCTTACTGCAGGTTCACCGATATATTTCAATACAATCGGGATTAGTTCCAAAGAAACTAACCCCATTATGAAAAGTGGGCTGTGAAGCTGCAGTCACAAGGTACCACTTAGCCAGACACTGTTTCAGAAATGGAACTGCTTTCAGAGCAGATGGTATTTACAAACATAAAAACTCCAAAGCACacagtgaggggaaaaaaagccagaaactATAGAAAAACGAGTTAAAACTCTtgacatttaaaacagaaaggcaaCTTTCTGAGCTTTGCCCCAACAAACTGTTGGaagataaaaagataaaaaggctTTAACTAGTATGAAGGGTTTATGACTGTCTTCTCAGATAAATTTGACCTGTAACATCCCTCAGAGCCTAGCTCTTATTCAAacttacagagaagaaaaaattctctAGAATGCGAAAACAAATCTGTTTACCAGATAAACACAATACACAAATTGATCTGGCTTCCAGATAAATCCAAGTTAAAAACTGGGCAGGAATGGATAGTTTCCTTAAACAAATCAGAGCAATaagtaaaaacataaataatttgaataacttgtgtttcatttttttatgcaAATACTCTTTCAAAAGAGACAGTGCCTCTAATGAATGCAAATTAGCACtgagaagaagcagaagcagtCTGAAGCCTGCATCTGTCAAATTTGCAGGTATTCATACAAAACACTACAACAGCGttctctgaaaatatattggtgAAATTAAATTACCCAAAAGCAAGCTGCAAATCTGGGGGAGCAAAAGGAGGACACTTTTCATAGGCCATTTCCCACAGCTGTTGACAGAGCTACTGTTTACAGTAgaacttttattattattattattactactactactgaaaaataaggcaaaggaggcaactgggggggggggggggggggggaaggcccGCACAATCTTTCTCAAatgagcaaaacaaagcagattcTACAATCTCCCAGAATACTAACCACAGAGGCAACACACATTGCACACTGCTTGTGCTACAGTTGGTTTGGAATGGTCAAGTTTATATCCTTAGACACTGGGAGAATTTATCTGACACTTTCAAAGTTCTCTAAAGCCTCTTAGCTCATCAGTTACACAGAGCATCGTAGCACCCAGATCTGTTAATAGATGTCCTGTGAAGAACTGTATTCTTGTCACAGCTTCACAACCATGACCTTTACTAGTACTTACATGGGCAATGTCTCCTTTTGTGCCAATGACCCTATCCTGAGAGTGCTTGCTGAACTCCACATAGTGGTCATCAGGGAAGGAATGCCTGTAGATAGAGTCAGTAAAGAAGTCACGGAACTGCAGATTCAAACTGCCTGTGTGAATCAAAGACTATCCCAACACCTCCAGCAGAGGTTtgaacaacacagaaaactaaaaatgtagaaaagacTTTCCTTCACCACTGACCATGGCACTACAATGCTAAAATGCTCCACTgacatttgcagaaaaatatctATTACAGACACAGCCTTTACAGCAGACCAGTGAGGAAAACCACAAGCAGCAAATTCACAGACTTGTCATAAACAGGGTCTGCCATAAAGATAACACTATTTAGAGGAGTGAGCAATGAATGGCATCATGAACATTCAAATACACATGCAGGCCTGAGGTATGTTGAACTTTTTATCTGAAGAATGCCCTCTAGCTGACCTAAAACAGGTCACACCAAAACTGTTGCTTACAAGTAAGGCAGACAACAGTcgaaccttttaaaaatgaagagcCTTCCACCCATTTTTTTATGGGAAGGAACAATCGTAAATACTGAAATcaattttaaatagctttatCCAGGTCTGAAATAGCTTGTATCAAAGTCTAAAAATTTCACCATGCAAATCACTGTGCTAGTAAAATTCCACAACTGGCTACAGAAAGATTGTCAAGATAATTTACAAACATGAgaatacaaaaccaaacatatttCTTTGCCTTCAGGGACAACAGTGATTTTACTGATCTGTCTTGCATTAAATAGGACTTTAGGTAGTTAGAATTTGGCAAAGCTGTCTGTACCCAATAAAATAGGGAAGATAATAAACATAAGAAAAGGcagcacattttattttctcacaaGAGACATTGTGAGAGCTGTGATATACTGTTCTTTCATAGAGTCTGTTCTTAGGGTTTCTGCCTATATTGAATGGTTCTTCTAACTGGAACATACCCCACAGCTGGATCAGAGTATACCTACTTCATATCAAAGACAGACTTCATTCCCCACAATGCAGACAGAGGTTGGCTCCACGTAGCAGATGTCAGCAATAAAGATCCATCCTGTATTTCCAGATGGGAGTGGAGGGGGACAAAGTGAAAAGAATACCAGGGAAAACAGAGGTTATCATTTTACCTGTACACTTTAAGTTACACTTACAAGATGAATTTAGGAACTATAGCAGATTTTGTGCTTACTAAACTGTGGGGATAAAGTCTAGGTATGTAATACTATGCATAATATAAAGAGCCCTTGGCAGACAAAGAAAAACGTTACAGATAACAATGGGAACGATCTATGATGTTACCAGCAGATAAAATCAGGATAATCCATGCCTGAATTTTGATGCCCTGTGAGTGAAGTTCATTCTACTTATAAATCAgctaccttttattttttcctagaatCATCCCCcaaaagatttttctccaaCAAAGGGAGGTTATATAAACTCTGATAACTTATCTCACATTTATCTTAAATACATACTCAGTTTAAGCATTTTTCCACTTCCAGACATATATATTCATTACTTATGAAGGCGCACAGCCACTGTGCATCTTCTCTATTatcttgggaagaaaaaagtaattgtagACCTCACAGAGAGGGAGTATGTAACTATTACAAGTACTTTAATTTCCAGCCCAGCCAGTAGGTCATTTTAGATCTACATATCTAGGCTGGCCCAGAACATACCAGGGCTTAGGCTGTGAGAACTTCTAAAACTCGGAACAGGTCTTTGATTACTTACCCTAGATGGCTCAAGGTGCGTGATGGCAGAGTTATGGCAGTTGTAACTGGCCTCCTCCTGTCCACTGAATACGTTATAGAGTTTCAACTGCCCCGTGCAAGTACCCAGCATTAAGAATCGTTCTCTTGCAGAAAACGCACAACAGGTAAAGCCACTCTCATCCTCATTTGCTTCCCTGAACACAGAAATTGGACGGAACCTACAGAAGGTAGAAATACAAGCGTCACCcgaaagagaaaagaaaagcaaaactgaaatgctgtgtGATGATACTAAATCCAGCCCTTAAAAATCATGTAGGTACTAAATGTCAATTTAAGACTAGTGCTCAAGTGAGTATGTTACAACAATATTTGcaatgtttgggggtttgttttgcaCTATTAAGTTCTTCTGTTAAAGCACATCATTAAGTAGAAGTACTTGGAGTCTGTCTTCTAAGTTGGATTGATGGAAAACCTGTAATGCCATCACCTGGATAAGTACAGACAGCTAGCAAAAAATTTTCTAACAGTTCTGAAACACTCAACACAAGAAGGCATGGCACATCAGCCAAATAACCTCCTGTCATCATAATTTCCCAAGGTGATACTGGTTTCACTGTGAAGATGCTTTCATCTATgtgtcatctttatttttataacctTACATCACCTTCCAATTTAACCTCAGCAAAGAATGGCCACATAAAAAGGCTAGCAACTTGCGGTGCTGCGGATTCAGCTGCAAGAGCAGAATATGGATTCTGCTGTCCTGCGTTTGTCAGCCAACCATCCTCGAGGCTATGCTACACTCTCATGTAAAACTAGTGTTACATACTTACCTTCCAAAGGAGAACAAAGTGCTATGAGCTTCATTAGTCAATGCTGCTAATGAATTAACAcgatactgaaaataaagtgtgCTTTATGTACAAAGGGTCGGTACTAAGGAcaagagaaacagaacaacTTCTAAAAACGCTTTTCAAGGTTCTCCCACTTGTTATTGTTGaattaaaacacttttctctCCAGGGATACTCCACTGCGGGACTGCACAGCCTGAATCCAGGTAAGGCTTTTTGGCACAGTACATCCTGAGAGGGatcaagaaacatttttcttccttacctgCTAAATATAAGGTGTCTATCAAAGCAGCCACCATCCACCCCTCCGTACTTCGGAAAGGCTGCCCTGCGGGTCAGCCGTGAGGTAAAGTTAGTTGGCGCTTGGCGCCTCTGTTTTGGCTCAGGACACTGGTGGGGagtaaagagagagaaagggggacAGGTGGCAACAGGGTTCTTGCAGCGGGCATGCTGCTCCCTAAGGTACTCTGTGATTATACTGTCCAGCgtgggtggggaaggaaggtgTCTGTCCAGCTGCTTTTTGATAGCTGGGCTCTGGCTGTAGGCGCCATGGTCCGATTTTTGTCGCAACACTCTGATTTTTCTGCCATTGCAGGGAGATGGCCTCTCCCTGACAAAGCTAATCCTGCCAATCAGAGGAGAGTTGCTGGCATAAGAAGGGCCTGGAAGGGCAAGTGGACCTTGGGATGCAGATGGCCTTGCCTGAGCATGGACAGAGGCGGCAGTGGAACCTACAGAAGCGTGGCTACTCAAACGGGCTGAGATGCCGTTAGCTATGCGAGGAGTGCGAGGCAGGGTcacaggagaggcagcagccgCAACAGGGGTGAAGGCAGATGAATGAGATGCTGCAGTCATGGGTAGGTCAGCCTCTTTAGTGAGGACAGATGCAGTTTCTCCTAGGCCCTTAGAGATGAGATGGTTCCGAatcaggagcagcagctccttctcAGGAAACGTGATCCTTGATTGGGCCACCACATCAGCTTTTTGCAACCGAGCCAGAGAGACGTCTGTGCCAATCAGCAATGGCTTCCCCGAGACACGCTCTATCAGCTCAGCAGCATATTTGCAGAACTTCACATGCTCGCTGCGCTTGTCCTGAAGCACTGGTTCTTTCATCAGCTGCTGAATTTGACAGCTGCTGAAGAGGGGAAGCTTGCTGATAATCTGCCGGACAGTACTGCTCCGTGAGAGCCCCACCAAGGCTTTGCAGGCTAATGCTCGGATCTGATCTGCGTCTGTGATTGGCATCTTTATAGAGAGCAATGACAGCAGCACTTTGATGCCATTGTTGGACTGTACCACATTCCACATCTTAGCTAACGTGTGCTCACTGCTCTTGGGGGCCTGAGGAAGCTTTCGCCGAGGAGTTCCAGAGATGAATTTGCCAATACTGGAGATCCGATTATCTGGGCCACATACACAATTGATGATGATCTGAAGGGCTGATTTCTGAATCTCAGCATCATGGATGAAAAATTCACCCTCAGCAACTCCAAGGATGATACTAATACCTAGTGAGGGAAAGAAATAGTTTCTTCAGTACTCTAAAATGTATCTTGCACAGTTCGTCAGACAAGTAAGGGAGTCTTCAACAAATGAGAGGGAAATAGGTAATTCTCCTCATTCTGGGAACTTCTGAAGTTCTGCTAACTAGTGTAAGACGTATTCTTCTACCTCCCTGGCAAAATGATGCTCCTCCACTTCATCATCAGTAAGTAGGGAGTCAAACTATCTTTCTGAGAAGGTAATCAGGCATGGCCCAGGAATGCAAAATCTGAGATATCTGGCACAGAGAAAGATGCACAGGCATGCCTCTGATTCTTACTACAGAAAGCAACTCTCCTGTATAAATACTAACAAAGTGAAAATGCAGAGGAAGTAAGGGGACCATGttatgaaggggaaaaagcaaaatcatatCACAGCTTCCAGAAGGAGTTaggcaaaaatgaaactttGGGTTTGGTTCCCCCCCTACCCTAGACAGAGGACCTGTTTCATGTCTACTTCAGAAGATCAAAACCCACATTCAAGAAAGAATTGGTGTTTTGTCTAGAGAAAGGTTTTGTGCAAAATAAATTGTCTTTTGTCTATATCTAGTACTCTGCccaccttttatttttcttttcttaaaaaaagtcagGTCCCAGTTAATGCATAAGCCTTAGATCTGATCCAGGCACATCTCGCTCATTTGCATACTAAATCTGCAGGTAGCCAGTTAAAGCATAACTCAAACACCAATAATTGTTCCTCTCCCCTATTCTCAAATGCCATATCCCCAGGAGACCTAAATGTCTGGTAAAGTGAGGGAACCTAATAGTCCCGTTACAAAAGCAGATTTGCCTCCATCTGTATTTAATGAGCTCTTGAAAACAAGTGGAAGTCAAAGACCATGCCTTCAAATTTGTAATCCAACCACAGTGCTAATCATGACACAGTTTTAACCACAGTCTACTCTCCCATTTATTTGCATCCTTTACAGTAACTCTAAATACATGAGTTATTTTAAGCCTTGTCTTACTGCAGGTGAGAAACAGCCAGTTAAAAACCATGTAATAGAAGACAATTGATAACTGTGTAAGTCATCAGGACCACATTCAGCTTACCCACAGTGGAAACAGTAGATCCAGCTTCATCTAACACATCCACAGGTTCTGCCAGCTGCAACTGGATCTTAGGAACCACAGTCAGGATAGCTAGTACATCCAAAGCATACCGTACTGTGTCATTCCTGGAAGACAACAATAGAAGAACTCATGTACAGAGTTGTTTCAATAACATAAAATAGTATTCAATCTACTCTGCTCCAACAAATAGGAGTATATCAGTCACATCTGATGTATTTGATGGTGCCTTTTGATCTTAGAATGTTCTGCTCTTCAAGGGCTGCTCTCCACAGAAGGCAGCGCTCACATGCACACCATTGCCTGCAGTCTGTCAACATTTATCCCACACTGCCCACAGGCTCCTAAAAGCACTGTagttttgtatttataaaaataagaatgttAAGACTTATCCATAAAAGATTCTAAATTAAGTTTCTAAATCTAATCTAACTCTACATCTTAGTTGGGAAACACTGCTGCCTAAAATACTCTGTCATCAGTCAACTAGgaagtttttctgaagtgaaggGAAACTGTTTAGCAGTAAAACAGACAACCATGATAGGGAAAAAGGCATCAACTTAGGCACCAGTTGAAGAGAGACACAGGTGTGTGGAAGATGAAAAGGGCCATTAAACAAGAGGTGGGAGAGcagaacagttaaaaaaaaaaaggaaaaagaaaaaaaaaaaagaggggaaggtTTGTAACCCAGTACGGAAAGGTAGGAGTTAACCCAGGTAGCAATTAGGAAACAGCTGCAGAGCGTAAGAAACAGGGGAACAGAAACTACCCAGGAGACTGCAACCtgagagagagggaggcagggaattgcagaagcaaaacagatttcaaaggCTTTCAAGTTAAGTTAGGCAAGGAGCTCCTACAGGCAGCAGAAATAAGGAGGAGGGAGTCCTGGTGACAAGAATACTGCTGATGACAGCTAGTTATAGCAGACAGTGACTCCACAGTGAACATATCTCTAGAGAGGACTACAGCTTCACTCTGGGGAGCAGATGGTCGCTAGGAAAAACAGAGGCTGGAACTTTGCACCCATCCTCCTTTTGGACTGGGGACAAGATCCTAATGGTACTCTATCAGAGCCTGGTGGCAGTTCCCTTTCTTTTGTAACAGTAATGATGCTGCACATTTTTTGGGGGtagggaggtggggggaagaggtGCCACAGAAAGATAACAGAATATCATGATGCCCCCACAGCTTGTCTGCAGCCAAGACAAAGGAGAAACTTAAAAGTGGCATCATAAGGCGAGTCCCTCTACCAACACATTGAGTTTAACAGCTAGTGCTGTATCATCTAGGAACATGGACCTGAACAATGCACAGTAACAATCTTcagtctttttcctctctcacagGCTGGCTTGTTGCATATTCACACAACTCCTTTGCACAGCTATATCTGCTCAGTAAACTTCAAATACCAACAAATCAAAGTGACAGACAGCGTCCTCTCTTCATTCAGACATTCCACCTCTTTCCAGGGTTAAGGTATGTCTCAATTTCACCCTCTACTTTGAAGGTTTTCTAGCCTTTCTCTAACAAAAAGGTAAACAAATTTTGAGACAGATAGGAAGTGGCACAGAATTGTGATTAAGCTCTCCTATGATGCTGATTTGTCAGAATTCAAAGTCCTGAGGCATTTAGGCTCTTCAGAAATCTCATTACATCCCTCTCTCTACCTCAAAACTTTAGTCCTACTTTCCAAGGTGTTAACTTTCATAAGTACTGCATAGCCACAGCACAGGCCATAACAGCACTAACCAGTATGCGCCTGTTTTAAATGCTATCAGAGAGGTggaaaatatagaaatataagGTCCTGCCCAAGAGTCACAACTTACTGCAATAAAATACAGTACTACAGCAAACAGCCCACCTTGCATAGTAAGTCTTCCAGTTGCATGCTATGGAAATGAGCTGAAGCATGAGTTGGACACAAGACAATTTAAGAAAAACCTCTGCTGGCTCCCAGTAGAGCTGTGCTGGACCATACTCTATCAGGAACTCCATCATCTCTACAATCTGCTCATGTGTATATGAACAGGCCTGCAGGGAATTGAGTTGGAAGCATTAGAAAGAGATCACAAGGGTTACAAACTTGCACATCCACTCCCCCACTGCTGGGATTTAACTGAAAACTGCATCTACAAAGAGTAGACTACCACTGTCTCTTGCAGATTAAGTATTTACTCTCTGTTGTATTCCCCAATTATAAAATAACACAGCAATTGTCACTATAATATACAATAACAAGCTTAAGAATAATATCCTTTAAGTTTCTTTGCAGTCCTACAAGGCTTAGGCCAatttaagaggaagaaaagttacattaaattaaaattctacTCTGCTTTTAAGCTACTAATTCAGTAGTTACTAGACCatcattcaaaataaatttctgctaaaatattaaaaaaggcTTACAGTTTCTAAGTTCTGACTACAAAAcctactaaagaaaaaaaggaaattcctaACAAGCTTGCCTTtcaataatctttttttaaaatttacacaaGAAGGCAACAGCTTATACACATTTCTTTagttattgaaaataaatgggttttgcagaagcaaaaaaaccccttatgttttcttatttcagctCTTCTAGAAAACAATCACAAATTAAACCAGAAGCCACAGGTGAATGTACTCCCTCAAAACAAGCAGCcataaaattcatttaaaaaaaaaaataaaatatcactttgcagggagaaatgggaggggggggaaatcctGGCCAACACAAGAATCTCCCAGGTCATTCCTAAAAACTATGGTGTCCAAAAGACACATTTCAGTTGTCATTATTAAATCAAACTCATTTCCAAGTTTTTCAACATTATGCACTTTTTACAGATTTTGTCCTTTCAGAGATAAAAAGCATAGAAAAACCCATGAGTATCAAAAATAACCTGCCTTTAACTTAAGTTTTTGAGAGATGGAAAGGGAACCACAGCAGATGAGCAGGAACCTTAAGCAAATGTAATTCAGATGAACCTCAAAGgctcttctgtatttttctattgCAGTGTCATTCCACAAGGTAGGAAAAaagtacaaattaaaaaatgcctaTCCCTATAAACCGCATACTGCCTAGTTATTCCAACGGCTTTAAAGGACATCCACACATTCCTGCAGCTTGGATTCACTTGAAAAATGCAACAACCATGTTAAAAGCTTACAACATGCTACTCACCTTGTAGGGGGGCTGTGGATGTACCAGAATGCCTCCTTCAGTACGCTGGAGTGACTGCTTCACCTGTTCAAGTTTGATAGCAAGGTGAGCCTCAAAGTATCTACGCAAGGCCATGCAGGTGTGTTTCCCAGTCTGGCGACTGGCAAAGATCTCATCATCACTCAGGAGGGCTCCTTGGTCTTCCAGGTTTAAGATCTCAAGAGTGCTTATCTTCAGAAAGAGgttgggtggggggaaaaaaaaaagtttcatcagctcattcttcaggaaaaaaaaatcacctacaattctgtcgtggtttcagctggaataaagttaattttcttcttagtagctggtacagtgttttggatttagggtgagaataatgttgataacacactgacattttagttgttgctaagcagtgtttatactaagtcaaggacttttcagcttttcatactgccctGTCAGTGGAGcctgggagtgcacaagaagctgggagggagcatagccaggacagctgacccaaacgaGCCAAAgggttattccataccatattatgtcatgcccagtatataaactggggggagttggctggggggcaCCACGGCtcagggattggctgggcatcagtcagcaggtggtgagcaactgtaTTGTgcttcacttgttttgtatattctattatcattattattattttcccttccttttctgtcttattaaactgcctttatctcaacccatgactttttttttttaccctgattctctctcccatcccactgtgggatGGGGGGTGGAGTTAGCAAGCAGCTGCACAGTGCttcattgctggctggggttaaatcacaacaaATTCTCAGCTGCACTTGTACTAAACCCAGACAAACTTACTTTGCTATACAAGACATAAAAGCACACTCTGAGAGCTGACAAAAGCTGTCTGAACAGAAAAGGCTATCTGCATGGATAAATAAGTCTAAAAAGAACCATTGCCCCTCCTTCACTATctatgaagaaagaaatccagaagTTACATCAATGTAGATCTGGAGGCAGTGTTGTGCCTAATACTGTTAGGCATTACATTACACAACACAAAGTGTGCTTACACCCCGCAGTGCTGATGTCCCCGAGTTAGATACAACCCAAGCTATTAGGACTGCACAGCAATACCATGCAGATGTACCAGCTTTTGTACATAAACAGTATAATTTGTGCTCATAAGGTAGTGTGGATACCACAGTGCACACACAGTTGTACCTCTCCTAGAACAAGGCTGGATTTATCTGCATCCAAAAGGGTGCATGACAATACCACACATGTATGCGGAATGGTGAGAAACATTTGAACTACCACTAAGCCACCGCTGTTTGAGTAAGTACTGCTTAACCCAGGAGTTGCATCAAAAAGCTCTCAGAGGGTAGCAAGTCTCTGGAcaataatcataataataattagaagaaaaataataaagttaaAGGGATCCGCATGTATGTTGCTTACAAAATTCACCCCACCTTTCCATCTCTTGGAAAccgaggaggaaaaaaaaaaactaagcaaaaccaaacaaaagaacagaacTCCCCACATTTGCACTGTAAAGGGTGCAAAACCTGACACTAAAACCCTGTTCATCACATAAAACTACAAGTCTTACCAGGTTAACCAGACGTCGAAGGCCATCATGCCTGTCAAAGAGCTCCAGGACAGCACGGAAGGAGAAGCAAATGGAGAAGAACATGGTAGCATGGCAGCAGCCCGAGGCATGGGAGCACTCCATTAGCCATAAGGTATAGTTTACTACATCTGAAAGAACATTATGGGGGTGCATGCACACctagaaagcaaaagaacattCCTGAGGACTTCAACCAGATTGCTGAAGAGAATTTGTCCAAGGAGAATGAGGGTTCTTTGAGGGGCAAACAGACAGAGGACAAATACCAGTTACTCCCAGCTTGACTTGGGACATCTGAGACATGACATAAAAAGTCCCATTTCCAGACCTGTGAGACTAATAAAGGCTATGATGTGGGAATGTAGGACTAGCAATTGGTCCATTCCCAGACTTAAACACAATACAGCAGCCTTAGTGTACTATAATTCCAGAGAGTCCTTCTCCATACCACTTCAAGCTATCCGAAGAATGCCTCGCTAGaggcagagaaggaggagaagtttccactgaagaaacaaaaattcttcTCAGTGTAACAGTATCATATGCTATGTTGAAGTTCTAGCAAACTCTGGTAGCACTAAGTCTAGGGGAATTGCAAGGATCATCAAATGCAAATCTAAAGCTTGACTTTCTCTGGAAATAGTCAACGGAGctggtctttttcttttctcagaccCTGCCTCTGAGACATGCAGACAATGTTCTCAGAACTGCACTTTTGCATGCATTTGTTAGC
This window encodes:
- the DCAF1 gene encoding DDB1- and CUL4-associated factor 1 isoform X2, translating into MTSGSGHVDSKAELTALLEQWEKEHGSGQDMVPILTRMSELIEKETEEYRKGDPDPFDDRHPGRADPECMLGHLLRILFKNDDFMNAVVNAYVMTSREPPLNTAACRLLLDIMPGLETAVVFQEKEGIVENLFKWAREADQPLRTYATGLLGGAMENQDIAANYRDENSQLVALVLRRLRELQVTEMTTKQENKRPSPRKVPSDPLLPLDEEAVDMDYGEMAVDGEQEEVSGDMEISFHLDSSHKTSSRVNSATKLDDGGLRKSKSGKQHERDGFRKAKQKLGFSASEPERMFVELSNSSWSEMSPWVIGTNYTLYPLTPAIEQRLILQYLTPLGEYQELLPIFMQLGSRELMMYYIDLKRTNDVLLTFEALKHLASLLLHNKFATEFVAHGGVQKLLEIPRPSMAATGVSMCLYYLSYNQDAMERVCMHPHNVLSDVVNYTLWLMECSHASGCCHATMFFSICFSFRAVLELFDRHDGLRRLVNLISTLEILNLEDQGALLSDDEIFASRQTGKHTCMALRRYFEAHLAIKLEQVKQSLQRTEGGILVHPQPPYKACSYTHEQIVEMMEFLIEYGPAQLYWEPAEVFLKLSCVQLMLQLISIACNWKTYYARNDTVRYALDVLAILTVVPKIQLQLAEPVDVLDEAGSTVSTVGISIILGVAEGEFFIHDAEIQKSALQIIINCVCGPDNRISSIGKFISGTPRRKLPQAPKSSEHTLAKMWNVVQSNNGIKVLLSLLSIKMPITDADQIRALACKALVGLSRSSTVRQIISKLPLFSSCQIQQLMKEPVLQDKRSEHVKFCKYAAELIERVSGKPLLIGTDVSLARLQKADVVAQSRITFPEKELLLLIRNHLISKGLGETASVLTKEADLPMTAASHSSAFTPVAAAASPVTLPRTPRIANGISARLSSHASVGSTAASVHAQARPSASQGPLALPGPSYASNSPLIGRISFVRERPSPCNGRKIRVLRQKSDHGAYSQSPAIKKQLDRHLPSPPTLDSIITEYLREQHARCKNPVATCPPFSLFTPHQCPEPKQRRQAPTNFTSRLTRRAAFPKYGGVDGGCFDRHLIFSRFRPISVFREANEDESGFTCCAFSARERFLMLGTCTGQLKLYNVFSGQEEASYNCHNSAITHLEPSRDGSLLLTSATWSQPLSALWGMKSVFDMKHSFPDDHYVEFSKHSQDRVIGTKGDIAHIYDIQTGNKLLTLFNPDLANNYKKNCATFNPTDDLVLNDGVLWDVRSAQAIHKFDKFNMTISGVFHPNGLEVIVNTEIWDLRTFHLLHTVPALDQCRVVFNYTGTVMYGAMLQADDEDDLLEERMRSPFGSSFRTFNATDYKPIATIDVKRNIFDLCTDSKDCYLAVIENQGSMDAMNMDTVCRLYEVGRQRLAEDEEDEEEDQEEEEQEEEDDDEDDDDTDDLDELDTDQLLEAELEEDENNENAGEDGENDFSPSDDEELANLLEEGDDGEDEDSDADEEVELILGDTDSSDNSDLEDDIILSLNE